In one window of Ovis aries strain OAR_USU_Benz2616 breed Rambouillet chromosome 3, ARS-UI_Ramb_v3.0, whole genome shotgun sequence DNA:
- the SERTAD2 gene encoding SERTA domain-containing protein 2, with the protein MLGKGGKRKFDEHEDGLEGKIVSPSDGPSKVSYTLQRQTIFNISLMKLYNHRPLTEPSLQKTVLINNMLRRIQEELKQEGSLRPAFPASSPPAAAADPLGASAREAPPAFSQPAPAPCELGGAAALEACLTPASLLEDDDPDTFCTSSPAAPARLAPPALLPPEKDSFSSALDEIEELCPTSTSTEAAEADGPKGDSSSGGPGAPQRPEGLQDGGRPEDPKLMDSLPGNFEITASTGFLTDLTLDDILFADIDTSMYDFDPCTSASGTASKMSPVSADDLLKTLAPYSSQPVAPSQPFKMDLTELDHIMEVLVGS; encoded by the coding sequence ATgttggggaaaggaggaaaacGGAAGTTTGACGAGCATGAAGATGGGCTGGAAGGCAAAATCGTGTCCCCGTCAGACGGTCCGTCCAAGGTGTCTTACACCTTACAGCGCCAGACTATCTTCAACATTTCCCTTATGAAGCTCTACAACCACAGGCCCCTCACCGAGCCCAGCCTGCAGAAGACCGTGCTCATCAACAACATGTTGCGGCGCATCCAGGAGGAGCTGAAGCAGGAGGGCAGCCTGCGGCCCGCGTTCCCCGCCTCCtcgccgcccgccgccgccgccgaccCGCTGGGCGCCAGCGCCCGGGAGGCGCCGCCCGCCTTCAGCCAGCCCGCTCCCGCGCCCTGCGAGCTGGGCGGCGCCGCGGCCCTGGAGGCCTGCCTCACCCCCGCCTCGCTGCTCGAGGACGACGACCCGGACACGTTTTGCACTTCCTCGCCGGCAGCCCCCGCCAGACTCGCGCCTCCCGCCCTCCTCCCGCCGGAAAAGGACAGCTTCTCCTCCGCCCTGGACGAGATCGAGGAGCTCTGTCCCACATCTACCTCCACGGAGGCCGCGGAGGCCGACGGCCCGAAAGGGGACTCCTCCTCCGGCGGGCCCGGCGCGCCTCAGAGACCCGAGGGGCTGCAGGACGGCGGCCGGCCCGAGGACCCGAAACTGATGGACTCCCTGCCTGGCAACTTTGAGATCACCGCGTCCACGGGCTTCCTCACAGACTTGACGCTGGACGACATCCTGTTCGCCGACATTGACACGTCCATGTACGACTTCGACCCCTGCACGTCCGCGTCGGGGACCGCCTCCAAGATGTCCCCCGTGTCTGCCGATGACCTCCTCAAGACGCTGGCCCCCTACAGCAGCCAGCCTGTCGCCCCGAGCCAGCCTTTCAAGATGGACCTCACCGAGCTGGACCATATCATGGAGGTGCTGGTCGGGTCCTGA